Proteins found in one Sorghum bicolor cultivar BTx623 chromosome 1, Sorghum_bicolor_NCBIv3, whole genome shotgun sequence genomic segment:
- the LOC8059482 gene encoding serine/arginine-rich splicing factor RS31, with protein MRPVFCGNFDHDTRQYDLERLFSKYGSISRIDMKTGYAFIYFEDERDAEDAIRRLDNVSFGYDRRKLSVEWSRQVEPVPKSRDRPTGDVKPTRTLFVINFDPMRTKVQDIERHFEPYGKIANIRIRRNFAFVQYETQEEASAAVKNTDKSTILDRVVTVEYAFRDDDSERDDRYGSPKRGAYDRRRGNPYLRSPSPRYRREYSPDYDRRGRYPGYDRRDGAMYERRSPVYDRYNRGRSPVYDRYNRGRSPVYDGYDRRGSPGYDQY; from the exons ATGAGGCCGGTGTTCTGCGGCAACTTCGACCACGACACCCGCCAGTATGACCTCGAGCGCCTCTTCTCCAAGTACGGCTCCATCAGCCGGATCGACATGAAGACAG GCTATGCTTTCATTTACTTTGAAGATGAGCGTGATGCAGAGGATGCTATAAGGCGCCTCGACAACGTGTCTTTTGGTTATGACAGGCGCAAACTCTCTGTAGAATGGTCCAGG CAAGTTGAACCAGTGCCAAAGAGCCGTGATAGACCTACTGGGGATGTAAAGCCAACGAGAACCCTCTTTGTTATCAATTTTGACCCCATGCGCACTAAGGTTCAAGATATCGAGAGGCATTTCGAACCTTACGGCAAGATTGCCAACATTCGCATTCGAAGGAACTTTGCGTTCGTACAGTATGAGACACAAGAGGAAGCTAGTGCTGCTGTCAAGAACACTGACAAGAG CACCATATTGGACAGGGTAGTGACTGTTGAATATGCCTTCCGGGATGATGACAGCGAGAGAGATGACAGATACGGCAGCCCCAAGCGAGGTGCTTATGACAGGCGTCGTGGTAACCCCTACTTGCGCTCACCTAGCCCAAGGTACCGAAGGGAGTACAGTCCAGATTATGATCGGCGTGGGCGTTATCCTGGGTATGATCGCCGTGACGGAGCAATGTATGAAAGGCGAAGCCCTGTATATGATCGCTACAATAGGGGCAGAAGCCCTGTATATGATCGCTACAACAGGGGCAGAAGCCCTGTTTATGATGGCTATGATAGGAGAGGAAGCCCTGGCTATGATCAATATTAG
- the LOC8059483 gene encoding pentatricopeptide repeat-containing protein At3g53170 isoform X2, protein MMNLQTPLPPTSSPAPAPRASRAPVVPAARRGTGRRRQRRKPSSSPSTRVGEAEHEQPDALARILRTEAAVSGVSRKAAAARQQSTNLWPRAVLEALDSAVAACRWESALEIFELLRKQHWYEPRSQTYARLLMMLGKCRQPGPAAALFKAMLSERLRPTADVYTALVGAYGYSGLLDEALAAVEQMKGAADCKPDGYTFSVLINCCAKSRRFDLIPAVLDEMSYLGIECNSVIHNAIIDGYGKAAMFEEMEGALSAMLESGSNVPDIYTMNSVIGAYGNHGRTDEMEKSYSEFQLMGVEPDTKTFNIMIKSYVIECFGRAGNIEKMEYYFRLMKIQGVKPNPITYCSLVNGYSKAGLLDKVPGIIRQTENTNVVLDTPFFNCVISAYAKSGDIKIMEEMLQLMKEKKCKPDKITYATMIQAYTAQGMDEAARLLEMEAERFDKRLLGPVSEVDGE, encoded by the exons ATGATGAACCTGCAGACGCCGCTCCCGCCCACCAGCTCGCCGGCCCCGGCTCCCCGCGCCAGCCGTGCGCCTGTCGTGCCTGCTGCCCGACGCGGCACCGGCCGCCGGCGTCAGCGGCGGAAACCGTCTTCGTCCCCGTCCACCCGCGTCGGCGAGGCCGAGCACGAGCAGCCGGACGCCCTCGCCCGCATCCTCCGCACCGAGGCCGCCGTCTCGGGCGTCTCCCGCAAGGCCGCGGCCGCGCGGCAGCAGTCCACAAACCTCTGGCCCCGCGCCGTCCTCGAGGCCCTCGACTCCGCCGTCGCCGCATGCCGCTGGGAGTCTGCCCTCGAG ATCTTCGAGCTGCTGCGGAAGCAGCACTGGTACGAGCCGAGGTCGCAGACCTACGCGCGGCTGCTGATGATGCTCGGCAAGTGCCGGCAGCCCGGTCCCGCCGCCGCCCTCTTCAAGGCGATGCTCTCGGAGCGGCTCCGGCCGACGGCGGACGTGTACACGGCGCTCGTCGGCGCGTACGGCTACAGCGGCTTGCTGGACGAGGCGCTGGCTGCCGTCGAGCAGATGAAAGGCGCCGCCGACTGCAAGCCGGACGGGTACACCTTCTCCGTCCTCATCAATTGCTGCGCCAAGTCGCGCCGCTTCGATCTGATCCCTGCTGTTCTCGACGAGATGTCATACCTGGGGATCGAGTGCAATTCGGTTATCCACAACGCGATAATTGATGGGTACGGCAAGGCTGCCATGTTTGAGGAGATGGAGGGTGCGCTCTCCGCCATGCTTGAGAGTGGGAGCAATGTGCCGGACATTTACACCATGAACTCTGTCATCGGGGCATATGGCAACCATGGAAGAACAGATGAAATGGAGAAGAGTTACAGTGAGTTTCAGCTGATGGGTGTTGAACCAGATACCAAGACGTTCAACATCATGATCAAGTCCTACG TGATAGAGTGTTTTGGACGTGCTGGAAACATAGAAAAGATGGAGTACTATTTCCGGCTTATGAAGATTCAGGGTGTCAAACCCAACCCCATCACCTACTGCTCGCTAGTTAACGGGTACAGTAAAGCTGGGCTACTTGACAAGGTTCCAGGGATTATTCGACAGACCGAGAACACCAATGTTGTCTTAGATACTCCATTCTTCAACTGTGTGATAAGCGCATATGCGAAGTCTGGAGATATCAAAATCATGGAGGAGATGCTGCAGCTTATGAAGGAGAAGAAATGCAAGCCTGACAAAATAACTTATGCCACCATGATTCAGGCGTACACTGCACAGGGGATGGATGAAGCTGCTAGATTGCTGGAGATGGAAGCTGAAAGATTTGATAAAAGGTTGCTG GGACCAGTTTCTGAGGTTGATGGCGAATAA
- the LOC8059483 gene encoding pentatricopeptide repeat-containing protein At3g53170 isoform X1, whose amino-acid sequence MMNLQTPLPPTSSPAPAPRASRAPVVPAARRGTGRRRQRRKPSSSPSTRVGEAEHEQPDALARILRTEAAVSGVSRKAAAARQQSTNLWPRAVLEALDSAVAACRWESALEIFELLRKQHWYEPRSQTYARLLMMLGKCRQPGPAAALFKAMLSERLRPTADVYTALVGAYGYSGLLDEALAAVEQMKGAADCKPDGYTFSVLINCCAKSRRFDLIPAVLDEMSYLGIECNSVIHNAIIDGYGKAAMFEEMEGALSAMLESGSNVPDIYTMNSVIGAYGNHGRTDEMEKSYSEFQLMGVEPDTKTFNIMIKSYGKAGMYDKMMSIFRYMKKRFFSPTAVTFNTVIECFGRAGNIEKMEYYFRLMKIQGVKPNPITYCSLVNGYSKAGLLDKVPGIIRQTENTNVVLDTPFFNCVISAYAKSGDIKIMEEMLQLMKEKKCKPDKITYATMIQAYTAQGMDEAARLLEMEAERFDKRLLGPVSEVDGE is encoded by the exons ATGATGAACCTGCAGACGCCGCTCCCGCCCACCAGCTCGCCGGCCCCGGCTCCCCGCGCCAGCCGTGCGCCTGTCGTGCCTGCTGCCCGACGCGGCACCGGCCGCCGGCGTCAGCGGCGGAAACCGTCTTCGTCCCCGTCCACCCGCGTCGGCGAGGCCGAGCACGAGCAGCCGGACGCCCTCGCCCGCATCCTCCGCACCGAGGCCGCCGTCTCGGGCGTCTCCCGCAAGGCCGCGGCCGCGCGGCAGCAGTCCACAAACCTCTGGCCCCGCGCCGTCCTCGAGGCCCTCGACTCCGCCGTCGCCGCATGCCGCTGGGAGTCTGCCCTCGAG ATCTTCGAGCTGCTGCGGAAGCAGCACTGGTACGAGCCGAGGTCGCAGACCTACGCGCGGCTGCTGATGATGCTCGGCAAGTGCCGGCAGCCCGGTCCCGCCGCCGCCCTCTTCAAGGCGATGCTCTCGGAGCGGCTCCGGCCGACGGCGGACGTGTACACGGCGCTCGTCGGCGCGTACGGCTACAGCGGCTTGCTGGACGAGGCGCTGGCTGCCGTCGAGCAGATGAAAGGCGCCGCCGACTGCAAGCCGGACGGGTACACCTTCTCCGTCCTCATCAATTGCTGCGCCAAGTCGCGCCGCTTCGATCTGATCCCTGCTGTTCTCGACGAGATGTCATACCTGGGGATCGAGTGCAATTCGGTTATCCACAACGCGATAATTGATGGGTACGGCAAGGCTGCCATGTTTGAGGAGATGGAGGGTGCGCTCTCCGCCATGCTTGAGAGTGGGAGCAATGTGCCGGACATTTACACCATGAACTCTGTCATCGGGGCATATGGCAACCATGGAAGAACAGATGAAATGGAGAAGAGTTACAGTGAGTTTCAGCTGATGGGTGTTGAACCAGATACCAAGACGTTCAACATCATGATCAAGTCCTACGGTAAGGCTGGCATGTATGACAAGATGATGTCGATATTCAGATACATGAAGAAACGGTTCTTCTCACCGACTGCGGTTACCTTCAACACAGTGATAGAGTGTTTTGGACGTGCTGGAAACATAGAAAAGATGGAGTACTATTTCCGGCTTATGAAGATTCAGGGTGTCAAACCCAACCCCATCACCTACTGCTCGCTAGTTAACGGGTACAGTAAAGCTGGGCTACTTGACAAGGTTCCAGGGATTATTCGACAGACCGAGAACACCAATGTTGTCTTAGATACTCCATTCTTCAACTGTGTGATAAGCGCATATGCGAAGTCTGGAGATATCAAAATCATGGAGGAGATGCTGCAGCTTATGAAGGAGAAGAAATGCAAGCCTGACAAAATAACTTATGCCACCATGATTCAGGCGTACACTGCACAGGGGATGGATGAAGCTGCTAGATTGCTGGAGATGGAAGCTGAAAGATTTGATAAAAGGTTGCTG GGACCAGTTTCTGAGGTTGATGGCGAATAA